The Deltaproteobacteria bacterium sequence GGGTACGAAACCTCTCATTTTTGTCTCCTCTTTTAAAGAGTGGCGGCTAACATATTTCAACAGGGGGTACAAGAAGAAATTGCGGAAAACAGACTATGGACCAGTGACCAAGGACCATGGACTAAAGATAAAAAACATTGAATCCTTTATTTGGATATTTACTTTACAAATTTTCAACCCAATGGCATGTGAGTTTTATGAAACAAATTGCATTGACCGGCGGTTTTGCCGTGGGCAAATCGACAGTCAGCCGGATGTTTGAAGATTTGGGAATTCCCCGCATTGATGCCGACCAACTCACCCACGAAGTCACCGCACCCGACCGAACGGCTTGGCGTCAAATTGTTTCGAATTTCGGTGAAGAGGTTTTATTGAATGATCGAAATCTGGACCGGCACAAATTGGCAGAAATTGTTTTTAATAATCCCGAACAACGCAAAAGGCTGGAAGCCATTATCCATCCCAAAGTCCGTGAGACCATGCATCAAAAAATAGAAGCTCTCAAACTTCAGGGTCATACGAGAG is a genomic window containing:
- a CDS encoding dephospho-CoA kinase, whose translation is MKQIALTGGFAVGKSTVSRMFEDLGIPRIDADQLTHEVTAPDRTAWRQIVSNFGEEVLLNDRNLDRHKLAEIVFNNPEQRKRLEAIIHPKVRETMHQKIEALKLQGHTRVILEIPLLFEAGWDKSEPLSAIIVVSADQKTQIERAKKKFHLDEKAIKARINAQLPLTEKTKKAHFVIDNSKDPESTRAQVLKIFSKLPS